DNA sequence from the Entomomonas asaccharolytica genome:
TTGAATGTTGATCTAACAGCAGGTGAACTTCAAGTTGATTGGGATGCAGAGTTTTAACAAACAGGCAACTGGCCATGCAATTTGAACTCATCACCCTTTTTCCTGAAATGTTTGAGGCTATTACTGGCCATGGCATTACAGGTCGTGCTGTAAAACAAGGACTAATGACCCTAAATTGTCATAATCCTAGAAGCTATACCCATGATCGTCATCATACGGTTGATGATCGTCCCTTTGGTGGTGGACCAGGTATGGTAATGAAAATAGCACCGCTTGAAGCGGCGTTATTAGAAGCAAAAAAACATGTACCACCAACAACAAAAGTAATTTATTTATCACCACAAGGTAATAAGCTAACACAGGTAGCTGTGCAACAGCTAGCTAAGGAACAAGCATTAATATTGATAGCAGGTCGCTATGAAGGTATTGATGAACGGTTTATAGAAAGCTTTGTGGATGAAGAATGGTCGATTGGTGACTATGTATTATCAGGCGGTGAGTTACCTGCTATGGTAATGATAGATGCCATTACACGTCAGTTACCAGGTGCATTGGGGTGTAATGAATCGGCAGAGCAAGATTCATTTATGAATGGCTTGCTAGATTATCCTCATTATACACGACCTGAAGTATATAATGAGCAACGTGTTCCAGCGGTACTACTTAGTGGTAACCATGAACACATCCGGCGCTGGCGTTTACAACAAGCTTTAGGGCGAACTTGGCAACGTCGGGCTGATCTTCTGGATAGCCGCTCGCTTTCTGGAGAAGAACAACAGCTGTTGGCTGAATACCTCGACCAACAGAACGATAGTAAACGTATCGATGGTTAGCCAGTTGGCAACCTTAGGAGCATTAACATGACGAATAAAATTATTGCTCAGCTAGAAGCTGAACAAATGAACAAAGAAATTCCTGCATTTGCGCCAGGTGACACAGTAGTTGTACAAGTGCGTGTGGTAGAAGGTGAGCGTACACGTTTACAGGCTTTTGAAGGCGTTGTAATTGGTAAGCGTAACCGTGGTTTAAACAGTGCATTTACTGTTCGTAAAATTTCTAGTGGTGTTGGTGTAGAACGTACTTTCCAAACATATAGCCCAATCGTTGATAGTATTACTGTTAAACGTCGTGGTGATGTGCGTAAAGCGAAACTTTACTACTTACGTGAGCTTTCTGGTAAAGCAGCTCGTATTAAAGAAAAATTGGCTAAGCAAACTCAACAGCAAGCTGCTGAGTAATAATCGCTTAGTTACAAAGAAAACCCGCTTTATAGCGGGTTTTTTTATGAGTAGAATAAGTCTATTGAAGATGTGATTAGTAAGATAAACGGTAAAGATTAGCTTATAATAATTAAAGATGGTTAATGGCTTCCTAAGGTGATGGTAGGATTGTTCCAATTACCTTGAATACTGTAGTTAACTGCTACTAATTTCATCAGTTCATTGCCAAGAAAGTAATCTACTATCAGCATCGCTCCACCAACTGGTGGCGCAACCGCTAGGGTAGCGATAGAAATATTAGAACCTAAGGGAATACCCACTTTAAGATTAGCATCTACTTGTTGGTTTTGCAGATTAATATGTCCAGTC
Encoded proteins:
- the trmD gene encoding tRNA (guanosine(37)-N1)-methyltransferase TrmD, which codes for MQFELITLFPEMFEAITGHGITGRAVKQGLMTLNCHNPRSYTHDRHHTVDDRPFGGGPGMVMKIAPLEAALLEAKKHVPPTTKVIYLSPQGNKLTQVAVQQLAKEQALILIAGRYEGIDERFIESFVDEEWSIGDYVLSGGELPAMVMIDAITRQLPGALGCNESAEQDSFMNGLLDYPHYTRPEVYNEQRVPAVLLSGNHEHIRRWRLQQALGRTWQRRADLLDSRSLSGEEQQLLAEYLDQQNDSKRIDG
- the rplS gene encoding 50S ribosomal protein L19, whose amino-acid sequence is MTNKIIAQLEAEQMNKEIPAFAPGDTVVVQVRVVEGERTRLQAFEGVVIGKRNRGLNSAFTVRKISSGVGVERTFQTYSPIVDSITVKRRGDVRKAKLYYLRELSGKAARIKEKLAKQTQQQAAE